A stretch of DNA from Rutidosis leptorrhynchoides isolate AG116_Rl617_1_P2 unplaced genomic scaffold, CSIRO_AGI_Rlap_v1 contig229, whole genome shotgun sequence:
tcctttattaatTCACTATGTTGCTCATTATTCAAGTTCTCATACAGATTTTGCTCACTGACGCTGTCCTAATATTTTCAGGAAAGGTATACCGTGATATAGTTGGCAGTGCTTACTATGTCGCTCCTGAAGTGCTCCGACGTAGTTATGGCAAGGAAATAGACATTTGGAGTGCAGGCGTGATTTTGTATATTCTACTGAGTGGCGTGCCTCCATTTTGGGCTGGTGAGGGATTAATTTATAGCTATGTGCTAAAATTTCCAGTATTGACAGGATTCAGTGATAATTCTATTTATATGGTCTTACAGAGAACGAGAAAGGAATATTTGATGCTGTTTTGAAAGGACAGATTGATTTTGAGAGTGATCCATGGCCATCAATCTCAGGTAGTGCGAAGGATCTAGTCAGCAAGATGCTAACACAAGACCCCAAAAAGCGAATTACTCCTGCTGAAGTTCTTGGTATTAAAACTATACTTTTTTCTCTGATAATATGAAATGCTAGTTGATAAGAACATCAAACTAATGTTATGTGAACTAGTCAAAATCATTATTTTGAGTGGACTAGTCCATGGCGTATAACATAGTGCCATAGTTTCTTTATTGTTAGCCTGGAAATTGAACTGCACATAAAGAAAATGTTTTTTTGGACTATGCAATAATTCTGCTAGTCTAGCTCGTTGGATTAATTTTCCTCAAGAGCCCACTCCTTATCCTATCATCACTCACATTCTGTGGCTGACTTGCTTACCGTTTTTCCCCAAAAAATTCTAACGTATCCACCAATTTCCAGATCCTCATAATATCTTACTGTTAATTCAAGGATGAAATTGTACAGTTAATCACGTCTTTGATTTGCACCGGTTCATGGTATATTGGTATATCCTTAGGAAAGTAACATATTATATGTGTGTGAACAGAACATCCATGGATGAAGGTAGCATCAGACAAGCCTATTAATAGTGCAGTTATGTCTAGAATGAAGCAGTTCAGGGCAATGAACAAACTCAAGCAACTAGCACTGAAGGTAAACTGTTACTATTTATAAATAAGCTTGTTGGTTATTATGATTTTTCCAAATTGTCGCTGCCAAACAAAAACGGcgttgcaattttgctgcttttttttttttttttttttttgtttctttcctttcTCGTTGCTCAACATATTGCTGTTTTTGCAGGTTATTGCCGAAAATTTGTCTGAAGAAGAAATTAAAGGTCTTAAAGCAATGTTTGCAAACATGGATACTGATAACAGTGGTACAATCACCTACGATGAGCTGAAGAGCGGTTTGGCTCGGCTTGGGTCAAAGCTGTCAGAAACTGAAGTCAAGCAACTTATGGAAGCCGTAAGTAACTGTGGGCCACCAATACCTATTGATCATATCATATGCCTTGCACATCATACTCAATTTATTTTCGTTGATTTTTCAGGCTGATGTGGATGGAAATGGATCAATTGACTACATTGAATTCATCTCTGCTACCATGAACCGACACAGAATAGAGAGAGATGAGTACCTATTCAAAGCATTTAGATATTTTGACAAAGATAACAGCGGACACATCACTATGGATGAATTAGAGACTGCAATGAAAGATTACGGAATGGGAGATGAAGCCACTATCAAGGAAATCATTTCTGAAGTCGACACCGACAATGTAAGTTACCTATAAAACTAACTTGCATTCATCTTTCGTTGATTATAGATAAAGGGACTGATGTTTAATTGAACAAATAGGATGGAAAGATCAACTATGAAGAATTCTGTGCAATGATGAGAAGTGGAACACAACCTGGTGGTCATGCTGGAAAGCTTTTATAGAGTAGCATATCAAGGCAGGAACGGCATAGAGTACTATATCATTGCCTTTTTTCTCTATATTCTTTTGAATTCTCGAGTTAGATTGATGGAATGCTGTTTCGGCAAGAATCTTTTAAGCGCTTTTCCCCATGTAATTCCCGAGTGTATATTGGAAACCAGGAGAGATGATACATCATTTTTTTTCCCATTATAATTTTGGTAAATCTTGTTTTCCCTTGTAATCTAGAGATGGAGGATTTGATTGCGTTAAAGGTGTGTGCCCTTCTTTGTGAAAAAAGTTGCTTTGAGAAAAACCAGGAACCATGTGAACCAAAGCTCTAATGAATCTGTGAAAAACATCAGAAAAGCTATAACTTTTGAAAGGACCTAGACAAAACAAAGCCATAATATTTAAGTGCAACTTGCAATTTCTTCTTAAGCTCTAATGAACGTTTTATGTTTCACCTCAACAAATCCATGTTCCTGCAACGCAATGCTGCCGTTGTCAGCGACTACTTATGAGCATCGGTCTCGTAAAGAAAACGAAGAATGAGATCATCAAGAAATTAATGGCAGGGTCCAATTTGATGCTGGAAGAAAACATCAAGGCTGACTAAGATTACAAAAGAACGTTTGGATCTATCGAAGCAAAACATAGAAACATCGAGGGGGCAAATCGTACGTTTTCCCTGTTTCATTGTCTGACCAGGACAGACAATTAATAGGAAAACTTCATTTCTCTTTTAATACTAAAATTTGAATCCAAGGCAATTGATTTGCAGGTTTCAATTTTCATacatattctttgaaaaacgtatACTTTCGTTCCTCACGTTTCACGTGTAATATTTTTCAGCCCCTCACGTATCTCCGTTAACCTAACAATTTCTCACGTTTCCGAAAATCAGCCAAAAATACCCCACGTTAACTTTGCACATGTGGTACCTAGTAGCACTTAGTCAACTAACGGACCAATATATTTAGGCATATGCACGTGAGGTTGTTCTATAGAAAGTAGTGTTactgttaatatataaatataaaatgcaCGTGTGCATACTCTCTCTTCTCTTGGGAAGAAAGACTTGACAGTGAAGTAATGACTACCACCATAACTCTTCTCTTCTTCGTAGTCATCACTCTTTTTCAAGTAATCTTGTTTATAACCGAGGCTTGTTGGCCAAGCGGTTGGGGTGGGGTATCATCCTGGAGGTCATGGATCGACCCTTCATGGATGCGCACGGGGACTACCTCCTCATGTAGTCCAAAACCAATCAAAAAAGTTATCTTGTTTATAGGATTTAATAATTATGTTTTGTATAACCTAGGATGCTCTTAAAAATAGGGCACATTCCTATACAGCAAGAGGATTCCAAATGCAAGCTATATGTGGTTTGTCATTAGTTAATTAATTAAGCAGTTAGTTGACAATATTAAACCATTTGATAGTATGAGAAATGACAAAGCGTAATGGGTTCTGAAAGGTAATTAACTATATCTTGTGGTTTACTTAAATTGCATTGGCACTAATTCCAATTGTCATTGAAATTAGAATTTTGGTGCCCTCAACTTCAACAACAGAGATGTGCACGTGCTGCTGCATTCCTTTTATTCGTTTTGTATCCCGATAGGCTCCGCCTTGCTCCAAACACCTGTTTGTTTTTTTAACTCTCGTCTCGCCCCTCTCCTTTTTTACTTTACAAGAACAGAAAACCAAACTCTAATTAGCTAGAATCAAAATCTCAGCACTCTTCTCTGATCAGTCTATCTCTAGCTAGAAATTTCAGTTTGAACTGAAGCTGAAGCTCTCTAATATTTCTAAGGTTGTCGTTTTAGCTTTCATAGTGCTGATCACTCGAAAGGATATGAAATGCTAATTAATACTACATGTAATGGCATATTATATCAACTTCTAGTGCAATGTTTGATTTCAATAAGGGCTTTGAATTTGAATGGCGTGCTTTATCCAAAACAAGGCAAACCAAATAAAAAGGACTACATTTTCTTTTTTTTAATCCAAGACTATTCATCTTGTCAATCTTTTCAATTAGCtatttttatcatttttgttgTTTCAGATATAAGTATCATATTTCAATGGCGGAAGTTCAATCCGGTGGAAGTGCGATGGGGCATCAAGTAGTGATCGGAGAAGAGAATAGTGTGAATTTGATCCAACAGATATCAGCTGAGTTGCAGAGAGAAAGAGCGAAAAGTGAAACGCTTTCGCAGAGAATATCATTACTTGAAGCTCAACTTCAAGAAAGAGATAACAGAGATTCACTCCTAATCCTTGAAAGTACACAACAAGTATGCTATTTTCTTCATTTTCTTTGTGTATAGCAAAACTCATATCATGTCAGCTTCAACGAAAGTATGCTATTTTCTTCACTTGTTTTCAACCAGTGTTCAATATTGAATGATTTTTTAAACTTGAACTCTTCCAGGGCAGCTATATTCTTAATACATCAGGGACGAAAGTTAAAAAAAAGGAAAGTTGAAACAAGTGGAGATAGAACTGCTGGCAACGTAAATGAAATTGAATATAACGTGTCTGGAAAGCTAAAGCATGATTCCGAGAGCAGACCTGTTACGGATGAAATTCAAAAAGACCGCTTGGTCAACTGGATGAGCATGGATAAATCACTGATTCCGCTTTTCGAAAAAATGAAAGATGGTGACCCTGATAAAGATGCAGATTATAGTGAAGAAGAGTTTCCTGATTATGAGGACAAAGATAAATCATCAAGTCCTGATGAGCTAAAAGAACATATTAACGAAGAATGTGATTTTGACGAGAAGATACTTGTGCCTTGTTTGGAAAGGTTTTCAGGTGGTCCAAATCAGGTAACAGATGAAGATAGCAAGAAAGATTCCATGCTACGTGATACACAGCCAGATTACGATGACAAGATTGATCCACAAAAAGAGGAAAATAGGGAAACAGAAAAGATTGAAGAAATCAAAGCAGCAACGGAGTTTCCTACATCTGGAAACATATTAATGCAGAAAAAGCCAAGAAAGGTGCCTTTCTGTCCAAAAGAAGTAGGAAGAATGCTGGATTCAAAAACCCTGTTCTTGAAGAATGCACAGACTCTTACCATTAGGAAAATCCTAGTTTTCGCTTCTCTCGGTATACGACATGGATGTGAGGATATGTATGAGTTAGACTTTAACCACTTCAGAATCATTAGTAAGGGGAACCATATGTGTCTTCAGAGGATCCCGGGGTAAGCTGTTTAGTTATAAACATATTCCGAATATAATGGAATCTTAGGCTAGAACCAATAAGGCTAAGTTTTGATATTTCATCAGGAACATGTGTTGTATGAGAATCCAGGTGTCCAAAGGAAGGTTTTCTATCCAAACAGACATAATCCAATCTTATGTCCTGTGAAAATACTTGAGGAGGAGAAAGCGATGCGACCATCTGATATCAGCAGCCCACCTTGCTTGTTTTTGTGTATCAAATATGGTGGAAGGACAAGAAATGTACCGCAAAATGAGTAAGAGCTGTTTATCGAACCTATCTCATGTTTTTACTTGTATCTGAAATGTAAGTATTTCAGAATCGTATTTTGCAATCTAATCTGTGTACAGATATGTAAGGCAGCGGATGGGAAGGAATAAGCTAAAGTCATTTGGTCCAGTGATTTGTGAAATGGCAGGGCTTGTTCATATTCGCAGCGGAAGTTTCTTCTTCAAGGCATTGGGCATCACTCTTTTATTCATGGCTGGTTTCCCTGACAGTATGGTTCAAATGGAAACCAAATACAGGAATTTATGCTTGCTACAGAAATATTACAGGTTTGAACTTGTAGAATAGAAAATGCACATGAAACTCGGAAAAGCTCGATAACCAGTCATTTGTAATTTGCAGGAAAAATGAGGATGCTGAAGGGGAGGAACTATTTCTTCCACATCAGATCAGTAGAATGAGTTTTCCGGCGTTGACCGGCAAGACAAGTGAAGCTAAATCAAAGAGTAAGAAACAAGTTAACTGCACAAGTACTAATCTCGATAACCAGCCACAACCTGCAATTCAGCACGCTGCTCAATCTGGACTGAAAGATTATCAAACTCATGGAATGACATCATTTCATTCCTTACAATCTCCTCCAACTTCATCAGATACTCAAAACCCATATTGGCACATGTTCGGACAGGCATCAGCAACAACATGTTTTGTGCCTGTAATGTATTGGCCTTACCAATCATTTCCACATACAATGTCCACTTATTTGCCAATCCAATATCCACAGCAACACCAATTCTACACTAGTAATCATCGTTCTGCTACTTCTCCTACCAAGAACAATGATGTTGCATTGGAGGAAGCTCGTATCGATACTGATAGTAGTTCTAGCAGTACTACTGAGACAAGAAAGGGATAAGCAATCAGGGAACAACAACACACGACACTTCATTTGTATGCAATGTAATGTTTTGGTCACTGTCCAAATAAACTTTGATGAAATAAATACTCCCTCCTTCTCAAATACATGATGTtttgagacggaggtagtaataaTTTGTTGCTAGCAGTGCATTTTGAGCCTCCTACAGTTAAGTTTGTTGGATTGTTGGATTGCTTAATCTTTTCTAGTCTGAAGAGGTTTGCATAGAGATATGTAGAAGCGACGACATGATGAGCAAGATAAAGAAAAATACCCAAACCACACATTTCGTCCCTCATGTTTTACTTAGAAGCTCTTTGGTCCCTGTAGTCGTGTTATATTCAGACTTGTGGCCTTGTTTAAGAGTTCCCGAGTTGTAAGCTTATTTAAGTGCTTATTAAAACCGAGTTGTAGTCTTGTTCAAGTGCTTAAAATTTTCACCGACTTGTAGGTTTCTTTAAGATCACCAGAGTTGTAAGCTTGTTTAAGTGCTTACGATCGCCGACTTCTAGCCTTTAAAGAGCTCCGACTTGTAGCCTTATCTAAGAGCTGCCGAGTTATAGGGCTGTTTATCGCTTACCGTCACCGAGTTGTAGCTTTGTTTAAGTTCTGCCAAGTTGTAGTATTGTATAAGTCTTCACCGGTTTGTAGCGTTGTTTAAGTTATCCCGAGTTGTAGTGTTGTTTAACTTCTTACCGACTTGTAGCTTTGTTTATGTGCAGGACTACTATATCCCGAAATTTTATTTCTTCTTGTATATATCAATCCAAACTTCATAGGATTCAGTTAATTTTCGTAATTGATCACCCGGATAATGATCAGCAGTGATAAAGGGACTCATTACTCACTGAACTCATCCTTCCTACTGGTTAGGAAAAATATACCGATGAGTTCAGGAGTCCAAGGAAAAATGAGTTCAAAAATCATGCATCGATAATGATTGTATGAAATTTCCTTGTATTTCGTCCCTTCATTTTAATGATCCATCATCTCTTTTGGCATCATAATCACTTCACGTGCTGTCGGATTGAGAACCAGTGGGGTGCCCTACAAATTAAAAAGCTTTTGTAGGGAAGGTGAAAGAAATACAATAGGACAATGCAAAAAACTAAACTTTAGGGTGGACCACGTTCACTGCACTACACTCCATTGTTTCTTGTCTCAATACATTTAGTTCGGTTCCGTCTCGTCAGTTCAATACAATCGATTTTCAAACTTGGAAATTTTGAATTGTTCGATTTGATTCGGTTTGGTTTGTCGATTTACGCCTCTGCTGGTTTAGGTCCCTGAAAGAAATATCACATTCACGTGAGCTTTAAATCGCTGGATTGTGGTCCTAGTTTGGGTAAGTGGTGAATTTGGTTCGGTTTTCCATTATTTCCACAGAAACCTAACCGGTTTCATTCTAAATTGAAAGTGAGGGAATCTTATCCTTTTTCATTTAAATATCCTTGGCCAGGCAGCCAGCTTTGCATT
This window harbors:
- the LOC139882109 gene encoding calcium-dependent protein kinase 21-like — its product is MGCFSSKHRNAQSEASNGYRSTGPPRQIQQQQQQQYQVSYTPKVSAPPPQTKPPPPPPAQQQNPTPAVARPAPPAPDTILGKPFEDIRQHYKLGKELGRGQFGITYLCSENSTGHTYACKSILKRKLVSKQDREDVKREIHIMQHLSGQQNIVEFRGVYEDRQSVHLVMELCAGGELFDRIIAQGHYSEKAAAGICRAIVSVVHHCHFMGVMHRDLKPENFLLSSKDEGAMLKATDFGLSVFIEEGKVYRDIVGSAYYVAPEVLRRSYGKEIDIWSAGVILYILLSGVPPFWAENEKGIFDAVLKGQIDFESDPWPSISGSAKDLVSKMLTQDPKKRITPAEVLEHPWMKVASDKPINSAVMSRMKQFRAMNKLKQLALKVIAENLSEEEIKGLKAMFANMDTDNSGTITYDELKSGLARLGSKLSETEVKQLMEAADVDGNGSIDYIEFISATMNRHRIERDEYLFKAFRYFDKDNSGHITMDELETAMKDYGMGDEATIKEIISEVDTDNDGKINYEEFCAMMRSGTQPGGHAGKLL